A window of the Mesorhizobium sp. genome harbors these coding sequences:
- a CDS encoding alpha/beta hydrolase yields MAVLFFAQRALLYPGATGGPIAADHWGETVEILTADGEHLSALHSAAQQGHPTVLYFPGNADRIDRYGFLGQGLASRGFGLLALSYRGYPGSTGAPTEAGLIGDGLAAYDWLASRSAGPIVLVGQSLGSGVAVAVAAERQPAGLALISAYDSVLALARKAYFFLPVSLFLKDPFRSDLRIGRVGTPKLFVHGRRDTLVPVGHGEALFLQTPEPKRMIILDEAGHNDIWSERLLREIADFVSEVTRH; encoded by the coding sequence ATGGCCGTTCTCTTCTTCGCCCAACGCGCCCTGCTCTATCCGGGCGCGACCGGAGGGCCGATCGCGGCGGATCATTGGGGCGAGACCGTCGAAATCCTCACGGCGGATGGCGAGCATCTGTCGGCGCTCCATTCCGCCGCGCAGCAGGGGCATCCGACGGTCCTCTACTTCCCCGGCAATGCCGACCGCATCGATCGCTACGGGTTCCTCGGCCAAGGACTTGCCTCGCGCGGTTTCGGACTCCTCGCACTGTCCTATCGCGGCTATCCCGGATCGACCGGAGCCCCGACGGAGGCGGGCCTGATCGGCGATGGGCTCGCGGCCTACGACTGGCTGGCTTCGCGTTCGGCGGGGCCGATCGTCCTCGTCGGCCAATCGCTTGGCTCGGGCGTAGCCGTCGCTGTCGCCGCGGAGAGGCAACCCGCGGGGCTGGCGCTCATCTCCGCCTATGACTCGGTATTGGCGCTGGCGCGCAAGGCCTACTTCTTCCTGCCCGTCAGCCTCTTCCTGAAAGATCCCTTCCGTTCCGATCTCAGGATCGGGCGGGTCGGTACACCGAAACTGTTCGTCCACGGGCGTCGCGACACGCTGGTGCCTGTCGGACATGGCGAGGCGCTGTTCCTTCAGACGCCGGAGCCGAAGCGAATGATCATCCTCGACGAGGCCGGACACAACGACATCTGGAGCGAACGGTTGCTACGTGAGATCGCCGACTTCGTCTCCGAAGTGACCCGGCATTGA
- a CDS encoding flavin reductase family protein encodes MFYEPAKGHGLPHDPSKAIVSPRPVGWISTVSASGALNLAPYSFFNMVSSKPFLVWFSSEGEKDSVTFARETGEFVASLAGRDLVAKMVASSVDAPRGTSEFGYAELTPEPSRLVKPPRVKEALAALECKVTEIMTPKTWSNAECESVIVAGEVIGVFIDDSVLVDGRFDVVKAGNVARLGYFDYLTVESVFPMRRPRWKAD; translated from the coding sequence ATGTTCTATGAACCCGCCAAGGGGCATGGTCTGCCGCATGATCCGTCGAAGGCGATCGTGTCGCCGCGTCCGGTCGGCTGGATCTCGACGGTCAGCGCCTCGGGGGCGCTGAACCTCGCTCCCTATTCCTTCTTCAACATGGTCTCGTCGAAACCTTTCCTGGTCTGGTTCTCCTCGGAAGGAGAAAAGGACAGCGTCACTTTCGCACGCGAGACGGGTGAGTTCGTGGCCAGCCTGGCGGGGCGCGATCTCGTGGCGAAAATGGTCGCGAGTTCGGTGGATGCCCCGCGTGGCACCAGTGAGTTCGGCTATGCCGAGCTGACGCCCGAGCCCTCGCGGCTGGTCAAGCCGCCGCGGGTTAAGGAGGCCCTCGCGGCGCTCGAATGCAAGGTTACCGAGATCATGACGCCGAAGACGTGGAGCAACGCGGAGTGCGAGTCGGTTATCGTCGCCGGCGAGGTGATCGGAGTGTTCATCGACGACTCGGTACTGGTCGACGGCCGCTTCGACGTCGTGAAGGCGGGAAATGTCGCCCGGCTCGGCTATTTCGACTATCTGACGGTCGAGTCGGTGTTTCCGATGCGCCGTCCTAGGTGGAAAGCCGACTGA
- the cpaB gene encoding Flp pilus assembly protein CpaB, with translation MKGKIIPMIGIAAVIGAVSIFAADYWIRSSANARVERLSAEVAVPAAPKVEFKSIVVAKEALRYGMALEAAQLAEIPWPQDALPQGAFARIDELLADGGRVVLSPMEPNEPILLAKLSGANGRASLSNLLSPGMRAVTIKTDEIAGVAGFITPGDRVDVVLTRDAGKIAEVEKNAQGATGSTLTSEIVLDNVKVVSVGQGADERQAAPQVTSSVTVEVDAEGAQKIALARNIGTLSLSLRASSEGGTAAEGLTTISSFGGSVANVVSAAATSVTDVFAAPEKPATRKIMVTRGQGEPQSYVVPSQEN, from the coding sequence GTGAAAGGCAAGATCATTCCGATGATCGGGATCGCGGCGGTCATCGGCGCGGTATCGATATTCGCGGCGGACTACTGGATCAGGAGTTCCGCGAATGCGCGCGTCGAGCGGCTGTCGGCGGAAGTAGCCGTCCCTGCGGCGCCAAAGGTCGAATTCAAGTCCATCGTCGTCGCCAAGGAGGCGCTGCGCTACGGCATGGCGCTGGAAGCGGCCCAGCTCGCCGAGATTCCCTGGCCGCAGGATGCGCTGCCGCAGGGCGCCTTCGCCAGGATCGACGAGCTGCTCGCCGATGGCGGCCGCGTCGTCCTCTCGCCGATGGAACCGAACGAGCCGATTCTGCTGGCGAAGCTCTCGGGCGCCAATGGCCGGGCCAGCCTGTCAAATCTGCTGTCGCCCGGTATGCGGGCGGTCACCATCAAAACCGACGAGATCGCCGGCGTGGCCGGCTTCATCACGCCTGGCGACCGCGTCGACGTGGTTCTGACCCGCGACGCCGGCAAAATCGCCGAAGTCGAGAAGAACGCGCAAGGAGCGACCGGTTCGACGCTGACCTCCGAGATCGTGCTGGACAACGTCAAGGTGGTTTCGGTCGGACAAGGCGCGGACGAACGCCAGGCAGCGCCCCAGGTCACCTCGTCGGTGACGGTCGAAGTCGATGCCGAAGGCGCTCAGAAGATCGCGCTCGCCCGCAACATCGGCACGCTGTCGCTGTCGCTGCGCGCATCGAGCGAAGGCGGAACCGCGGCGGAAGGGCTCACAACCATTTCCTCCTTCGGCGGTTCGGTCGCCAATGTGGTCAGCGCCGCGGCGACGAGCGTGACCGATGTGTTCGCTGCGCCGGAGAAGCCGGCAACACGAAAAATCATGGTGACGCGGGGCCAGGGGGAGCCGCAATCCTACGTGGTGCCGTCACAGGAGAACTAG
- the parE gene encoding DNA topoisomerase IV subunit B, with amino-acid sequence MNERPKDDLFSMAAQPLKPAEKPARPLDPILQAAQKRVVAPKDASEVYDASSIEVLEGLEPVRRRPGMYIGGTDEKALHHLFAEVIDNSMDEAVAGHATFIEVELDAAGYLTVTDNGRGIPVDPHPKFKNKSALEVIMTTLHAGGKFDSKVYETSGGLHGVGVSVVNALSDDLEVEVARGRQLYRQRFSRGVPQGGLESLGEVHNRRGTRVRFHPDADIFGRGAKFEPARIYKMARSKAYLFGGVEIRWSCDPALIGDKDQTPAKAVFHFPGGLKDYLLASLDGEMQVTREVFAGKSEKQGGHGSIEWAVTWFGGDGFVNSYCNTIPTAEGGTHEAGFRNVLTRGLRAYAELTGNKRAAVVTSEDVMISAAGMLSVFIREPEFVGQTKDRLATVEALRIVENALRDPFDHWLADNPQEATKLLDWVIARADERIRRRQEKEVSRKSAVRKLRLPGKLADCTQSGAAGAELFIVEGDSAGGSAKQARDRATQAVLPLRGKILNVASAGHDKLTANQQIADLIQALGCGTRSKYREDDLRYERVIIMTDADVDGAHIASLLITFFYQEMPDLIRGGHLFLAVPPLYAIRQGGKVLYARDDAHKDELLRTEFTGRGKVEIGRFKGLGEMMAAQLKETTMARAKRTLLRVDVIDAAEATKAAVDSLMGTKPELRFRFIQENAEFVEELDI; translated from the coding sequence ATGAACGAACGCCCCAAAGACGACCTGTTTTCGATGGCCGCGCAGCCGCTGAAGCCGGCCGAAAAGCCGGCGCGGCCGCTCGACCCGATCCTGCAGGCGGCCCAGAAGCGCGTGGTCGCGCCGAAGGACGCGTCGGAAGTCTATGACGCCAGTTCGATCGAGGTTCTGGAAGGGCTGGAACCCGTGCGCCGGCGGCCGGGCATGTATATCGGGGGGACCGACGAGAAGGCGCTGCATCACCTGTTCGCCGAGGTGATCGACAACTCGATGGACGAGGCGGTTGCGGGCCACGCGACGTTCATCGAGGTGGAACTGGACGCCGCCGGCTATCTGACTGTGACCGACAACGGCCGCGGCATTCCGGTCGACCCGCACCCCAAATTCAAGAACAAGTCGGCGCTCGAGGTCATCATGACCACGCTGCATGCCGGCGGAAAGTTCGATTCAAAGGTGTACGAGACCTCCGGCGGTCTGCACGGCGTCGGCGTCTCCGTGGTCAACGCGCTGTCCGACGATCTCGAGGTCGAGGTCGCGCGCGGCCGCCAGCTCTACCGCCAGCGTTTTTCACGCGGCGTGCCGCAGGGCGGACTGGAGAGCCTGGGTGAGGTGCACAACCGGCGCGGCACGCGCGTGCGTTTCCATCCCGACGCCGACATTTTCGGCAGGGGCGCGAAATTCGAGCCGGCGCGCATCTATAAGATGGCGCGGTCGAAAGCCTACCTCTTCGGCGGCGTCGAAATCCGCTGGTCGTGCGATCCGGCGCTGATCGGCGACAAGGACCAGACGCCGGCCAAGGCAGTGTTCCACTTCCCCGGCGGCCTGAAGGACTATCTGCTCGCGTCTCTCGACGGCGAGATGCAGGTGACGCGCGAGGTGTTCGCGGGCAAGAGCGAGAAGCAGGGCGGCCACGGCTCGATCGAATGGGCGGTGACGTGGTTCGGCGGCGACGGCTTCGTCAATTCCTACTGCAACACGATCCCCACGGCCGAGGGCGGCACCCATGAGGCCGGCTTTCGCAACGTGCTGACCCGCGGCCTGCGTGCCTATGCCGAGCTCACCGGCAACAAGCGCGCCGCCGTCGTCACCTCGGAGGATGTGATGATCTCCGCGGCGGGCATGCTGTCGGTGTTCATCCGCGAGCCGGAATTCGTCGGCCAGACCAAGGACCGCCTAGCGACGGTCGAGGCTTTGCGCATCGTCGAGAACGCGCTGCGCGACCCGTTCGACCACTGGCTGGCCGACAATCCGCAGGAAGCGACCAAGCTGCTCGACTGGGTGATCGCGCGCGCCGACGAGCGCATCCGCCGCCGCCAGGAGAAGGAGGTCTCGCGCAAGAGCGCGGTGCGCAAGCTGCGCCTGCCTGGCAAGCTCGCCGATTGCACGCAGAGTGGCGCGGCTGGCGCGGAACTGTTCATCGTCGAGGGCGATTCGGCCGGCGGCTCGGCCAAGCAGGCGCGCGACCGCGCCACCCAGGCGGTGCTGCCGTTGCGCGGCAAGATCCTCAACGTCGCATCCGCAGGTCACGACAAGCTGACGGCCAACCAACAGATCGCCGACCTGATCCAGGCGCTCGGCTGCGGCACGCGCTCGAAATACCGCGAAGACGATCTGCGCTACGAGCGCGTGATTATCATGACCGACGCGGACGTCGACGGCGCCCACATCGCCTCGCTGCTGATCACCTTCTTCTACCAGGAGATGCCGGACCTGATCCGGGGCGGGCACCTGTTCCTGGCGGTGCCGCCTCTTTATGCGATCCGGCAGGGCGGCAAAGTGCTCTATGCGCGCGACGACGCACACAAGGACGAATTGCTGCGGACCGAGTTCACCGGCCGCGGCAAGGTCGAGATCGGCCGTTTCAAGGGTCTCGGCGAGATGATGGCCGCGCAGCTCAAGGAAACCACGATGGCCCGCGCCAAGCGCACGCTGTTGCGCGTCGACGTCATCGACGCGGCGGAAGCGACCAAGGCCGCGGTAGATTCGCTGATGGGCACGAAGCCCGAACTTCGTTTCCGCTTCATCCAGGAAAATGCCGAGTTCGTCGAGGAACTGGATATCTGA
- a CDS encoding nitroreductase, whose product MTTAVIDFLSSRKSAPIDLMTEPGPSEAEIETMIRIASRVPDHGRLAPWRFILYRGDARHEIGERLAALAQELEGPLPEARLAKERSRFSRAPLVIGVISLPRDDAKNIPPWEKFLSGGAAAMNLSLAANALGYGANWITNWYSDTAEGRRILGLEKDERVIGFVHIGTFKGEIPERPRPDIAKLVSEYAGPTRS is encoded by the coding sequence TTGACCACCGCCGTGATCGATTTCCTGTCGAGCCGCAAGTCCGCGCCGATCGATTTGATGACTGAGCCCGGGCCGTCCGAAGCGGAGATCGAAACGATGATCCGGATTGCCTCCCGTGTTCCCGACCACGGTCGCCTGGCGCCTTGGCGATTCATCCTCTATCGCGGCGACGCCCGCCACGAGATCGGTGAGAGGCTGGCCGCGCTGGCACAGGAATTGGAAGGGCCGTTGCCCGAGGCCCGATTGGCCAAGGAACGCAGCCGCTTCTCCAGGGCGCCGCTGGTGATCGGCGTGATCTCGCTTCCGCGCGACGATGCGAAGAACATCCCGCCATGGGAAAAATTCCTGTCGGGGGGAGCTGCCGCGATGAACCTGTCGCTGGCGGCGAACGCGCTGGGCTACGGCGCCAACTGGATCACCAACTGGTATTCGGACACGGCCGAGGGCAGGCGGATTCTCGGTCTGGAAAAGGACGAGCGGGTCATCGGCTTCGTCCATATCGGCACATTCAAGGGGGAAATACCGGAGCGTCCACGGCCCGACATAGCCAAGCTCGTCTCCGAATACGCAGGTCCGACGCGGAGCTGA
- a CDS encoding type II and III secretion system protein family protein: MRRIAAGLAAALIAALPALSQPASAQAIQISAERNSSVKVAKGKPQTVKTNAPFYEIVIGDPSIANVTPLTDRSFYVLGNELGTTGIALFDERKQLVGTVDIEVTLDTKGLAGTIRDAVPGSNIKVGSANGRIVLSGSAEDAVAADKAKKIADRYSGEEEVIDSVKISSSQQVQLNVRFVEINRQVGRELGTQINASYMGPGGGFEFNSNPSASGNLPAAEIIGGIVTGGWSIDVAIKALEDRGVARRLAEPNLIARSGQKASFLAGGEFPIPVSQDGDKITVEYKKFGVGLDFTPNVLTDGLISLDIEPEVSSVDNSSSYKIGDIAIPGFVVRRAKTSVDLKSGQSFMIAGLLQSQNDATTQGIPGLSRLPVLGALFSSKAYQRRETDLVIIVTPYLVKPIDPTKKVATPADQTAPASDADYFLANQEEVRLAGDRASVALNGGRTATVGHFLDLQ, translated from the coding sequence ATGCGGCGAATCGCGGCTGGCCTCGCCGCGGCGCTGATCGCCGCGCTGCCGGCCCTGTCGCAGCCGGCATCGGCGCAAGCGATCCAGATCTCCGCCGAGCGCAACTCCAGCGTCAAAGTGGCGAAAGGCAAGCCGCAGACGGTCAAGACCAACGCTCCCTTCTATGAGATTGTTATTGGCGATCCGTCGATCGCCAATGTTACGCCGCTCACCGACCGCTCGTTCTACGTGCTTGGCAACGAACTGGGCACCACCGGCATCGCCCTCTTCGACGAACGCAAGCAGCTTGTGGGTACGGTCGACATCGAGGTCACGCTCGACACCAAGGGGCTGGCGGGTACGATCCGTGACGCCGTGCCGGGCTCGAACATCAAGGTCGGCTCGGCGAATGGGCGGATCGTGCTCTCGGGTTCAGCCGAAGACGCCGTCGCAGCCGACAAGGCCAAGAAGATCGCCGACCGCTATTCGGGCGAGGAGGAGGTAATCGATTCCGTCAAGATCTCGTCTTCGCAGCAGGTCCAGCTCAATGTCCGCTTCGTCGAAATCAACCGCCAGGTCGGCAGGGAACTCGGCACGCAGATCAATGCGAGCTATATGGGCCCCGGCGGCGGTTTCGAGTTCAATTCCAATCCGAGCGCGTCGGGCAACCTGCCTGCGGCCGAAATCATAGGCGGCATCGTCACGGGCGGATGGTCGATCGACGTTGCGATCAAGGCGCTGGAGGACCGCGGCGTCGCCCGCCGACTGGCCGAGCCGAACCTGATCGCGCGGTCGGGCCAAAAGGCGAGCTTCCTGGCCGGCGGGGAGTTTCCGATCCCGGTTTCCCAGGACGGCGACAAGATCACCGTCGAGTACAAGAAGTTCGGCGTCGGCCTGGATTTCACGCCGAACGTTCTGACCGACGGGTTAATCAGCCTCGACATCGAGCCGGAAGTCTCTTCCGTCGACAATTCTTCCTCCTACAAGATCGGCGACATCGCGATCCCAGGCTTCGTCGTGCGCAGGGCCAAGACGTCGGTCGACTTGAAGAGCGGTCAGAGCTTCATGATCGCCGGACTGCTGCAGAGCCAGAACGACGCGACGACGCAGGGCATACCGGGTCTCAGCCGTCTGCCCGTTCTCGGCGCGCTGTTTTCGTCTAAGGCCTATCAGCGCCGCGAGACCGATCTCGTCATCATCGTCACGCCCTATCTGGTCAAGCCGATCGATCCGACCAAGAAGGTTGCGACCCCCGCCGACCAGACGGCGCCCGCCAGCGATGCGGACTATTTCCTGGCCAATCAGGAAGAGGTGAGGCTCGCCGGCGATCGCGCTTCGGTCGCACTGAACGGGGGCCGCACGGCGACCGTCGGCCATTTCCTCGATCTGCAATGA
- a CDS encoding response regulator: protein MVSQPKNRRILLVSTDRDFVKETRTAFASSEKIELLVVERNVADLRGEVQDSECGAVIIDMDVARLLEIESLQRVMRRLEGRAPVVVVTQEFSAAAVRMLVQLQVSDFLVKPVTTADLVRSCIRALQGPGREDRSESEIYTFMPAAGGVGTTTLALQTAFQLHNSATRAASTCVVDLNFQQGACAEYLDLEPLFDITEIENNPERLDRQLLDLMLSKHESGLCVLAAPTHPSEMRSFNTDVVVRVLDLVSAYFDNVVIDMPRTWFPWTETVLLGSNKLYIVAEMTVPCLRHTQRLIQAIYETAGREVKPRVIVNRYEQKKFETGIRQADVEAILGEHFVGGISNNYKLVREAVDRGVPLHAIDAEANVIADLRRIILPEEAAATAKKQSSLFGRGIRLIRRAG from the coding sequence ATGGTGAGCCAGCCGAAGAACCGTCGTATCCTCCTCGTCTCGACCGACCGGGACTTCGTGAAGGAAACGCGTACCGCTTTCGCCTCATCGGAGAAGATCGAGCTTCTGGTGGTGGAGCGCAACGTTGCCGACCTGCGTGGTGAAGTCCAGGATTCCGAGTGCGGCGCGGTCATCATCGACATGGATGTGGCGCGTCTCCTCGAGATCGAGTCGCTGCAAAGGGTGATGCGCCGGCTCGAGGGCAGGGCACCGGTCGTCGTGGTGACGCAGGAGTTCAGCGCCGCAGCCGTTCGCATGCTGGTCCAGCTGCAGGTTTCGGATTTTCTAGTAAAACCGGTGACGACCGCCGACTTGGTCCGCTCCTGCATCCGTGCCCTCCAGGGGCCAGGGAGGGAGGATCGCAGCGAATCCGAAATCTACACCTTCATGCCGGCCGCCGGCGGCGTGGGGACGACGACGCTGGCGCTCCAGACGGCGTTCCAGCTACACAATTCCGCCACGCGCGCGGCCTCGACCTGCGTCGTCGATCTCAATTTCCAGCAGGGCGCCTGCGCGGAATATCTCGACCTGGAACCGCTGTTCGACATCACCGAGATCGAGAACAACCCCGAACGTCTCGACCGGCAGTTGCTGGACCTGATGCTGTCCAAGCACGAGAGCGGGCTGTGCGTGCTCGCCGCCCCGACACATCCGTCGGAGATGCGCTCGTTCAACACCGATGTCGTCGTGCGCGTGCTCGACCTGGTCTCCGCCTATTTCGACAATGTCGTCATAGACATGCCGCGCACCTGGTTTCCGTGGACCGAGACGGTGCTGCTCGGTTCCAACAAACTCTACATCGTCGCCGAGATGACCGTCCCGTGCCTGCGACACACCCAGCGCCTGATCCAGGCGATCTACGAAACGGCCGGACGGGAGGTGAAGCCCCGTGTCATCGTCAACCGCTACGAACAGAAGAAGTTCGAGACAGGCATCCGCCAGGCCGACGTCGAGGCGATCCTCGGCGAGCATTTCGTCGGCGGCATCTCGAACAACTACAAGCTCGTCCGCGAAGCTGTGGACCGCGGTGTGCCGCTGCACGCGATCGACGCTGAGGCGAACGTCATCGCCGATCTGCGCCGCATCATCCTGCCGGAAGAGGCTGCGGCCACCGCCAAGAAGCAGTCATCGCTGTTCGGCCGCGGCATCCGGCTGATCAGGAGGGCTGGATGA
- a CDS encoding DUF2336 domain-containing protein: MIVQHFLKWIDTAKVAERAAAASALSRAYVFSDLTFEDRCAAEAALTLLLDDPSPKVRLAMAEPLSLCHHAPKQIIAALASDQSEIAALILLRSPLLADADLVDRVAEGYASTQRLIAMRPRISSVVSAAVAETGDREACLTLLRNDGADIAAISLRRIAERHGADAALREAMLSDRKLPADVHHILMVRLGEALQGAPLVRALIGPARAERITREACVSASVKLIDATPSTECGALVEHLRLRGEMTSSFLVRVVAHGKIDFFGAALVALSGQKESRIRSLLADGRDVALEALFRAAGLADATHRVILRAIKAWREVARGQRIAGAQEVSWLMLKELERDEAADGRLATLLSSIHLNALRENARGHAVAIQAA, encoded by the coding sequence ATGATCGTCCAGCACTTTCTGAAGTGGATCGACACCGCCAAAGTCGCGGAGCGGGCGGCGGCCGCGAGCGCGCTCTCACGCGCCTACGTGTTTTCCGACCTCACCTTCGAAGACCGCTGTGCTGCCGAAGCCGCTCTGACACTCCTTCTCGATGATCCTTCGCCGAAGGTCCGGCTCGCCATGGCCGAGCCGCTCTCGCTATGCCATCACGCGCCGAAGCAGATCATCGCAGCGCTTGCCTCCGACCAGTCCGAGATCGCCGCTCTGATCCTGCTGCGCTCGCCGCTTCTGGCGGACGCCGACCTCGTCGACCGCGTCGCGGAAGGTTATGCCTCGACACAGCGCCTGATTGCCATGCGCCCGCGTATCTCGAGCGTCGTCTCCGCCGCCGTCGCCGAGACCGGAGATCGGGAGGCTTGCCTGACGCTCTTGCGCAATGACGGCGCCGATATCGCCGCGATCAGCCTACGCCGCATCGCCGAACGCCACGGCGCGGATGCGGCCTTGCGCGAGGCAATGCTCTCCGACCGCAAGCTGCCGGCCGACGTCCATCACATCCTGATGGTCAGGCTGGGGGAGGCGCTCCAGGGCGCCCCACTGGTGCGGGCTCTGATCGGGCCGGCGCGCGCCGAACGGATCACGCGGGAGGCGTGTGTCAGCGCCTCCGTCAAGCTCATCGACGCGACGCCATCGACAGAGTGCGGGGCTCTCGTCGAGCATCTTCGCCTGCGCGGCGAGATGACATCGTCTTTCCTCGTGCGGGTCGTCGCCCACGGCAAGATCGACTTCTTCGGTGCGGCGCTCGTGGCGCTGTCGGGGCAGAAGGAAAGCCGCATCCGCTCGCTGCTCGCCGATGGCCGCGATGTGGCGCTCGAAGCGCTGTTCCGCGCCGCCGGGCTGGCGGATGCGACGCACCGCGTGATCCTGCGCGCGATCAAGGCCTGGCGCGAGGTCGCGCGCGGCCAGCGCATCGCCGGGGCACAGGAGGTCAGCTGGCTGATGCTGAAGGAACTCGAACGCGACGAAGCCGCCGACGGCAGGCTGGCGACGCTCCTGTCCTCGATCCACCTCAATGCGCTGCGCGAGAACGCGCGCGGCCACGCGGTCGCGATCCAGGCGGCCTGA
- the thrS gene encoding threonine--tRNA ligase, whose translation MSRSVSLTFPDGSVREYPATLTGLELAESISKSLAKKAVAYAIDGTARDLSDALETSGAVEILTREHPLALDMIRHDAAHVLAEAVQELWPGTQVTIGPVIENGFYYDFARDTPFTPDDFPAIEKKMREIVGRNKPFTKEVWPRDKARKVFGDKGETYKVQLVDAIPEGQDLKIYSQGDWFDLCRGPHMASTGQIGNAFKLMKVAGAYWRGDSNNPMLTRIYGTAWANQEQLDAYVTMLAEAEKRDHRRLGREMDLFHFQEEGPGVVFWHSKGWRMFQNLVSYMRRRLAHEGYEEVNAPQVLDKSLWETSGHWGWYRDNMFKVTVAGDETEDERVFALKPMNCPGHVQIFKHGLKSYRDLPIKLAEFGNVHRYEPSGALHGLMRVRGFTQDDAHIFCTEDQLRAECLRINNLILTTYADFGFDEVSVKLSTRPEKRVGSDEAWDLAEKIMSDVLEEITLQSNGRIKTSINPGEGAFYGPKFEYVLKDAIGREWQCGTTQVDFNLPERFGAFYIGSDSEKKQPVMIHRAICGSMERFLGILIENYAGHLPLWFAPVQVVVATITSEADGYAAAVLQRLRDEGIHAELDLRNEKINYKVREHSLAKVPVMLVCGKREAEEGTVNIRRLGSRDQVSMSLDEAVAAIVDEATPPDLKRRKAQRKVA comes from the coding sequence ATGTCTCGCTCCGTTTCCCTTACATTTCCCGATGGCTCCGTCCGCGAATATCCCGCGACGCTGACCGGTCTCGAACTCGCCGAATCGATCTCGAAGTCGTTGGCCAAGAAGGCGGTCGCCTATGCGATCGACGGTACTGCGCGCGACCTGTCGGATGCGCTCGAGACCTCCGGCGCGGTCGAGATCCTGACCCGCGAACACCCGCTGGCTCTCGACATGATCCGCCACGATGCGGCGCACGTGCTCGCCGAGGCCGTGCAGGAGCTGTGGCCCGGCACGCAGGTGACCATCGGCCCCGTGATCGAGAACGGCTTCTATTACGATTTTGCGCGCGACACGCCGTTCACGCCGGACGATTTTCCCGCCATCGAGAAGAAGATGCGCGAGATCGTCGGCCGCAACAAGCCCTTCACCAAGGAGGTCTGGCCGCGCGACAAGGCGCGCAAGGTCTTCGGCGACAAGGGCGAGACCTATAAGGTGCAGCTCGTCGATGCGATCCCGGAAGGCCAGGATCTCAAGATCTATTCGCAGGGCGACTGGTTCGACCTCTGCCGCGGCCCGCACATGGCCTCGACCGGCCAGATCGGCAATGCATTCAAGCTGATGAAGGTCGCCGGCGCCTATTGGCGCGGCGATTCCAACAATCCGATGCTGACGCGCATCTACGGCACGGCCTGGGCGAACCAGGAGCAGCTCGACGCCTACGTCACCATGCTGGCGGAGGCCGAGAAGCGCGACCATCGCCGCCTCGGCCGTGAGATGGACCTCTTCCACTTCCAGGAAGAGGGGCCTGGCGTCGTGTTCTGGCATTCCAAGGGCTGGAGGATGTTCCAGAACCTCGTCTCCTACATGCGCCGCCGCCTGGCGCACGAAGGCTACGAGGAGGTCAATGCGCCGCAGGTGCTCGACAAATCGCTGTGGGAGACCTCCGGCCACTGGGGTTGGTATCGCGACAACATGTTCAAGGTGACGGTCGCCGGTGACGAGACCGAGGACGAGCGCGTCTTCGCCTTGAAGCCGATGAACTGCCCGGGACATGTCCAGATCTTCAAGCACGGCCTGAAGTCCTACCGCGATCTGCCGATCAAGCTTGCCGAATTCGGCAATGTTCACCGCTACGAGCCCTCTGGTGCGCTGCATGGGCTAATGCGCGTGCGCGGCTTCACCCAGGACGATGCGCATATCTTCTGCACCGAGGACCAACTGCGCGCCGAATGCCTGAGGATTAACAATCTCATCCTGACGACCTACGCCGATTTCGGCTTCGACGAAGTCTCCGTGAAGTTGTCGACGCGGCCAGAGAAGCGCGTTGGCTCCGACGAGGCGTGGGATCTGGCCGAGAAGATCATGTCCGACGTGCTGGAGGAGATCACGCTCCAGTCGAACGGCAGGATAAAAACCTCGATCAACCCGGGCGAGGGCGCCTTCTATGGCCCGAAGTTCGAATATGTCCTGAAGGACGCCATCGGCCGAGAATGGCAGTGCGGCACCACGCAGGTCGATTTCAACCTGCCGGAGCGTTTCGGCGCTTTCTACATCGGCTCGGATTCGGAGAAGAAGCAGCCGGTGATGATCCATCGCGCCATTTGCGGCTCGATGGAACGTTTCCTCGGCATCCTGATCGAGAACTATGCCGGCCACCTGCCGCTCTGGTTCGCGCCGGTCCAGGTGGTGGTCGCGACCATCACGTCCGAGGCCGACGGCTACGCCGCTGCCGTGCTGCAGCGGCTGCGCGACGAGGGCATCCATGCCGAGCTCGACCTGCGCAACGAGAAGATCAACTACAAGGTCCGCGAGCACAGTCTCGCCAAGGTTCCCGTGATGCTCGTCTGCGGCAAGCGCGAGGCGGAGGAGGGCACCGTTAACATCCGCCGCCTCGGCTCGCGAGACCAGGTGTCGATGAGCCTTGACGAGGCGGTCGCGGCGATCGTCGACGAGGCGACGCCGCCAGACCTGAAGCGGCGCAAGGCACAACGCAAGGTCGCCTGA